CGGGCAATACCTTGTTTATATCGGGCGTTAGATGATAAATATTTCACAGTCCGAATTGCCGCGGAATCGGCCTTAGTGGCTCTCGGCGACTTTACTTTAAGATACTTACTAAATCTCAGGCCTAATCCGAAAAGCATTGGTATCTTAGGGGTCTTAGGTGTCAACCTTGATAGCCTCAGTTATCAAGAAACTCGCACTGAAATCATCAATCGGATTATTCCGTACCTTAAGCATCCTAAAGCAGCTATAAGATTAAAAGCGGTCGAGGCCCTAGGACGCTTTAGTGAAGCGAAGCCGACGTTGGAAGAAAACCTGGCTCAGGAAACCGACAAATTTGTAATCAGCAAGTACCGCCAGGTGCTAAAATAAGTAGGAAAATCAAGGTTTTTTTGACCCCTACACGGTCCGGGGGACGGCCGGCCGATTGTCTTTTAGGGCTAATAGCCGGCAATCTCTTCGAAATAACAGATAAATGGGAACTTAAAACTAGAAACTCAAATTGGAGTCAATATCAACCAAGATGCCGTGCTTGACCTAAGGCTAATCAAAACGGAAAATCTATAATCGATCGTAATTGTCCTAATAGTACAAGATCTGATGGTCATAAAGTCTGATCATTAGTTATTCGCACTTTTTATCTTGACATCGAGAAAATTTAAATTATACTATTTTTACCGTGATTTTGGGGGTGTAGCTCAATTGGGAGAGCATCTGCTTTGCAAGCAGAAGGTCGGCGGTTCGAATCCGCTCACCTCCACCATATTGAATTAGCCCCCTCGCAAAAATTTTTTTCAATTAAGGAAACGAAAATTTTTCTGTTTTGCCTTCCTGCCGATGCAGGAATTGCGGAAACGCTTTCCCACCCCAAACGATAGGACAGGCAAAGATTCCTTCCCCAGACCCCCTTCCTTTTTGCCCACCCGCCATGCCCGCTTCGCGGGCGAGCCGATGATTTTTTTATAAAAAAAATTACAATTGTGGTTTAGAATAATTATAAATTAATCCACAAAGTTTTCTTGACAAAGGATTTTTTATTTGATAATATTTAGATAGTTGTAAAACTATCAAATTAAGAAAGGTGACACTATGAATAAAGATATTCCAAACTTTGCAAAAATTTTCAAGGCTCTTTCTGACGATAATAGGTTAAAGATATTGCTATTTGTTTATAAAAAGGAATGTAAATGCAAAGATAGCCAACTTTCCTGCCAAAATGAAACTTGCATTAAAGATTTATCTAAATTGTTAAATATTACTACTCCCACCATTTCTCATCACATTAAAGAGCTTGTTAATGCAGGTCTTATTATTACAAAAAAAGAAGGAAAATGGGTCTATTGCAAGGTAAACAGAAAAACATTTGAAAAAGTTTGTATTTTTATAAGCGGGTTTTTTAATAATAAAGGTCGAAATTTAAAATTAGGAGGAAAATAAATTGGACAAGAAAAAAACACAGAAAATCGTAAGAGAAGCCTACGGCAAGATTGCCCAAGGGCAAAAAGGTTGTGAGTGCGGCACTTATGGACCTGACACAAAAACCTTTGTTAAATCTGTTGGTTGTTCGAAGGAGGAACTAAAAGTTATTCCAGAGGAAGCTAACTTGGCTCTTAGCTGTGGAAATCCTACGGCCTTAGCCAGCCTCAAAGAAAGTGAGATAGTACTTGACCTTGGTTCAGGCGCGGGATTTGATTGTTTTTGGCGGCAAGCAGAGTTGGTGCAAATGGCAAGGTTATCGGAGTAGATATGATACCTGAAATGGTTGAAAAAGCGAGAGAGATCGCAGAAAAAAATGCAGTAAGAAATGTTGAGTTTAGGCTCGGCGAAATTGAAAATTTGCCGGTAGCAGATAACTCAATTGATGTAGTAATAAGCAACTGTGTTATCAATTTATCATCCAATAAACCAAAAGTGTTTCAAGAAATCCATAGAGTCTTAAAGCCGAGCGGGAGAATAGCAATCTCTGATATTGCCCTTCTCAAAGAACTCCCGAAAAAAATTCAGGAAAGTATGGAAGCATATGTGGGTTGTGTTGCAGAAGCCATGCTTATTAACGAGTATAAAAGGATCGTTGAGGCATCCGGATTAAAGGATGTAAAAATTACGGTCAAGGGCTCTTCATCCTGTATTGCCCCCGACACAAAAGACCCGATAGGTAGAGCTATTTTAGATGGTTTAAGGGAGAATGAATCTCTCGAAGGGTATGTGGTTAGTGTTTATGTGGAGGGATACAAATATGGCCAAAAAAAATAATAGTAATTATTTTAATACTCATTGCAACCTTCTTATTGATTTATGGTTGCATAGGCGAGAAAGTAATCAAGATGGTAAACGAAGATAACGAAACAAAGGAGGCGAAAAATATGAAGACACTAAAAATCAAGTGGCAGAGGCTTGTATCTGGCGGACAAACATGTCCAAGATGTGGGTCAACAGAGGAAGAATTAGAAAAGGCAATTTCTACTCTTAAGCAATCTCTTACTCCGTTAGGCATACAAGTCGTCCTGGAAAAGGATGAACTTTCTGTTGCGGAGTTCAAAAAAGACCCCTTGCGGTCTAATCAGATTTGGCTTAACGATCGACTCTTGGAAGATTGGATCGGCGGTAAAGTCGGTCAGAGCCCGTGTTGTGATGTCTGTGGTCCTTCTGAGTGTAGAACCGTTGGGATTGGTGAAGAAGTCTACGAAGCAATCCCTGCGGACTTAATCATTAAAGCTGGACTTCTCGCGGCTTCACAGTTGGTTGTTAGAGAAACCAATGAGTCATGTTGCGAGAGTGAGGCCCCAAAAACACCAACCACTAGTTGTTGTCCAAAATAGCACA
The window above is part of the candidate division WOR-3 bacterium genome. Proteins encoded here:
- a CDS encoding DUF2703 domain-containing protein, translated to MVNEDNETKEAKNMKTLKIKWQRLVSGGQTCPRCGSTEEELEKAISTLKQSLTPLGIQVVLEKDELSVAEFKKDPLRSNQIWLNDRLLEDWIGGKVGQSPCCDVCGPSECRTVGIGEEVYEAIPADLIIKAGLLAASQLVVRETNESCCESEAPKTPTTSCCPK
- a CDS encoding metalloregulator ArsR/SmtB family transcription factor, whose protein sequence is MNKDIPNFAKIFKALSDDNRLKILLFVYKKECKCKDSQLSCQNETCIKDLSKLLNITTPTISHHIKELVNAGLIITKKEGKWVYCKVNRKTFEKVCIFISGFFNNKGRNLKLGGK
- a CDS encoding methyltransferase domain-containing protein, which codes for MAASRVGANGKVIGVDMIPEMVEKAREIAEKNAVRNVEFRLGEIENLPVADNSIDVVISNCVINLSSNKPKVFQEIHRVLKPSGRIAISDIALLKELPKKIQESMEAYVGCVAEAMLINEYKRIVEASGLKDVKITVKGSSSCIAPDTKDPIGRAILDGLRENESLEGYVVSVYVEGYKYGQKK